Proteins from a single region of Canis aureus isolate CA01 chromosome 26, VMU_Caureus_v.1.0, whole genome shotgun sequence:
- the SPAG4 gene encoding sperm-associated antigen 4 protein isoform X3, producing MRRSPRPGSATSPHKHTPNFYSDNSNSSVSVTSGDSSGPRSAGPGPGEPEGRRARGSSCGEPALSAGVSGGTTWAGSSRQKPAPRSHNGPTACGAATVRGGASEPAGPPVVSEEQLDLLSTLDLRQEMPPPRVSKSFLSMGQASRNPSDPLAPLSEFQFSFLRDRFRSEPGPCLLLQVLSVLLSLVGDVLIVVYREVCSIRFLLTAVSLLSLFLAALWWGLLYLIPPLENEPKEMLTLSEYHERVRSQGQQLQQLQAELDKLHKEVSSVRAANSERVAKLVFQRLNEDFVRKPDYALSSVGASIDLEKTSHDYEDANTAYFWNRFSFWNYARPPTVILEPDVFPGNCWAFEGDQGQVVIRLPGRVQLSDITLQHPPPSVAHTGGAKSAPRDFAVYGLQVDDETEVFLGKFTFNVEKSEIQTFHLQFKLLQGKPYSSSL from the exons ATGCGGCGGAGCCCCCGCCCGGGCTCGGCCACGTCCCCTCACAAGCACACGCCCAACTTCTACAGCGACAACAGCAACAGCTCAGTGAGCGTCACCTCGGGGGACAGCAGCGGGCCCCGGTCAGCTGGACCGgggcccggggagcccgagggcagaAGAGCCCGGGGCTCGAGCTGCGGTGAGCCCGCCTTGAGCGCAGGAGTGTCCGGAGGAACCACATGGGCTGGAAGCTCTCGGCAGAAGCCTGCGCCTCGGAGCCACAATGGGCCGACCGCCTGTGGCGCGGCAACcgtgaggggcggggcctcgg AACCGGCTGGCCCTCCCGTAGTCTCTGAGGAGCAGCTCGACCTTCTCTCGACCCTGGATCTGAGGCAGGAGATGCCTCCACCGCGCGTGTCCAAGAGCTTCTTGAGTATGGGCCAGGCCAGCCGGAACCCCTCTGACCCTCTGGCGCCCCTCTCTGAATTCCAGTTCTCATTTCTGAGAGACCGTTTTCGTTCTGAGCCGGGCCCAT gccTGCTGTTGCAGGTGCTGAGCGTGTTGCTGTCCCTGGTTGGAGACGTGCTGATCGTCGTGTACAG GGAGGTTTGTTCCATCCGCTTCCTGCTCACGGCTGTGTCACTGCTGAGCCTCTTTCTGGCAG CACTCTGGTGGGGGCTGCTGTACCTGATCCCTCCTTTGGAGAAT GAACCTAAAGAGATGCTGACTCTAAG CGAGTACCATGAGCGCGTACGCTCCCAGGGGCAGCAACTGCAGCAGCTCCAGGCCGAGTTGGATAAACTGCACAAGGAAGTGTCCAGCGTTCGCGCAGCCAACAGCGAG AGAGTGGCCAAGCTTGTATTCCAAAGGTTGAATGAAGACTTTGTGAGGAAACCCGACTATGCGCTGAGTTCTGTGG GGGCCTCCATCGACCTTGAGAAGACATCACACGATTATGAGGATGCGAACACTGCCTATTTCTGGAATCGCTTCAGCTTCTGGAATTACGCACGGCCGCCAACCGTTATCCTGGAG CCAGATGTATTCCCGGGGAATTGCTGGGCTTTTGAGGGCGACCAGGGCCAGGTGGTGATCCGGCTACCGGGTCGTGTGCAACTAAGCGACATCACCCTGCAGCACCCACCACCCAGTGTGGCACACACCGGAGGAGCCAAAAGCGCCCCCCGCGACTTCGCAGTCTAC GGCCTCCAGGTTGATGACGAGACTGAAGTTTTCTTGGGGAAATTCACCTTCAATGTGGAGAAATCGGAGATTCAGACTTTCCATCTACAG TTTAAACTTCTACAAGGAAAGCCCTATTCCAGCTCCCTCTGA
- the SPAG4 gene encoding sperm-associated antigen 4 protein isoform X13, which translates to MRRSPRPGSATSPHKHTPNFYSDNSNSSVSVTSGDSSGPRSAGPGPGEPEGRRARGSSCGEPALSAGVSGGTTWAGSSRQKPAPRSHNGPTACGAATVRGGASEPAGPPVVSEEQLDLLSTLDLRQEMPPPRVSKSFLSMGQASRNPSDPLAPLSEFQFSFLRDRFRSEPGPCLLLQVLSVLLSLVGDVLIVVYREVCSIRFLLTAVSLLSLFLAALWWGLLYLIPPLENEPKEMLTLSEYHERVRSQGQQLQQLQAELDKLHKEVSSVRAANSERVAKLVFQRLNEDFVRKPDYALSSVGASIDLEKTSHDYEDANTAYFWNRFSFWNYARPPTVILEGLQVDDETEVFLGKFTFNVEKSEIQTFHLQFKLLQGKPYSSSL; encoded by the exons ATGCGGCGGAGCCCCCGCCCGGGCTCGGCCACGTCCCCTCACAAGCACACGCCCAACTTCTACAGCGACAACAGCAACAGCTCAGTGAGCGTCACCTCGGGGGACAGCAGCGGGCCCCGGTCAGCTGGACCGgggcccggggagcccgagggcagaAGAGCCCGGGGCTCGAGCTGCGGTGAGCCCGCCTTGAGCGCAGGAGTGTCCGGAGGAACCACATGGGCTGGAAGCTCTCGGCAGAAGCCTGCGCCTCGGAGCCACAATGGGCCGACCGCCTGTGGCGCGGCAACcgtgaggggcggggcctcgg AACCGGCTGGCCCTCCCGTAGTCTCTGAGGAGCAGCTCGACCTTCTCTCGACCCTGGATCTGAGGCAGGAGATGCCTCCACCGCGCGTGTCCAAGAGCTTCTTGAGTATGGGCCAGGCCAGCCGGAACCCCTCTGACCCTCTGGCGCCCCTCTCTGAATTCCAGTTCTCATTTCTGAGAGACCGTTTTCGTTCTGAGCCGGGCCCAT gccTGCTGTTGCAGGTGCTGAGCGTGTTGCTGTCCCTGGTTGGAGACGTGCTGATCGTCGTGTACAG GGAGGTTTGTTCCATCCGCTTCCTGCTCACGGCTGTGTCACTGCTGAGCCTCTTTCTGGCAG CACTCTGGTGGGGGCTGCTGTACCTGATCCCTCCTTTGGAGAAT GAACCTAAAGAGATGCTGACTCTAAG CGAGTACCATGAGCGCGTACGCTCCCAGGGGCAGCAACTGCAGCAGCTCCAGGCCGAGTTGGATAAACTGCACAAGGAAGTGTCCAGCGTTCGCGCAGCCAACAGCGAG AGAGTGGCCAAGCTTGTATTCCAAAGGTTGAATGAAGACTTTGTGAGGAAACCCGACTATGCGCTGAGTTCTGTGG GGGCCTCCATCGACCTTGAGAAGACATCACACGATTATGAGGATGCGAACACTGCCTATTTCTGGAATCGCTTCAGCTTCTGGAATTACGCACGGCCGCCAACCGTTATCCTGGAG GGCCTCCAGGTTGATGACGAGACTGAAGTTTTCTTGGGGAAATTCACCTTCAATGTGGAGAAATCGGAGATTCAGACTTTCCATCTACAG TTTAAACTTCTACAAGGAAAGCCCTATTCCAGCTCCCTCTGA
- the SPAG4 gene encoding sperm-associated antigen 4 protein isoform X2 yields MRRSPRPGSATSPHKHTPNFYSDNSNSSVSVTSGDSSGPRSAGPGPGEPEGRRARGSSCGEPALSAGVSGGTTWAGSSRQKPAPRSHNGPTACGAATVRGGASEPAGPPVVSEEQLDLLSTLDLRQEMPPPRVSKSFLSMGQASRNPSDPLAPLSEFQFSFLRDRFRSEPGPCLLLQVLSVLLSLVGDVLIVVYREVCSIRFLLTAVSLLSLFLAALWWGLLYLIPPLENEPKEMLTLSEYHERVRSQGQQLQQLQAELDKLHKEVSSVRAANSERVAKLVFQRLNEDFVRKPDYALSSVGASIDLEKTSHDYEDANTAYFWNRFSFWNYARPPTVILEHPPPSVAHTGGAKSAPRDFAVYGLQVDDETEVFLGKFTFNVEKSEIQTFHLQNDPPAAFPKVKIQILSNWGHPRFTCLYRVRAHGMRTSEGAGDNATGEPH; encoded by the exons ATGCGGCGGAGCCCCCGCCCGGGCTCGGCCACGTCCCCTCACAAGCACACGCCCAACTTCTACAGCGACAACAGCAACAGCTCAGTGAGCGTCACCTCGGGGGACAGCAGCGGGCCCCGGTCAGCTGGACCGgggcccggggagcccgagggcagaAGAGCCCGGGGCTCGAGCTGCGGTGAGCCCGCCTTGAGCGCAGGAGTGTCCGGAGGAACCACATGGGCTGGAAGCTCTCGGCAGAAGCCTGCGCCTCGGAGCCACAATGGGCCGACCGCCTGTGGCGCGGCAACcgtgaggggcggggcctcgg AACCGGCTGGCCCTCCCGTAGTCTCTGAGGAGCAGCTCGACCTTCTCTCGACCCTGGATCTGAGGCAGGAGATGCCTCCACCGCGCGTGTCCAAGAGCTTCTTGAGTATGGGCCAGGCCAGCCGGAACCCCTCTGACCCTCTGGCGCCCCTCTCTGAATTCCAGTTCTCATTTCTGAGAGACCGTTTTCGTTCTGAGCCGGGCCCAT gccTGCTGTTGCAGGTGCTGAGCGTGTTGCTGTCCCTGGTTGGAGACGTGCTGATCGTCGTGTACAG GGAGGTTTGTTCCATCCGCTTCCTGCTCACGGCTGTGTCACTGCTGAGCCTCTTTCTGGCAG CACTCTGGTGGGGGCTGCTGTACCTGATCCCTCCTTTGGAGAAT GAACCTAAAGAGATGCTGACTCTAAG CGAGTACCATGAGCGCGTACGCTCCCAGGGGCAGCAACTGCAGCAGCTCCAGGCCGAGTTGGATAAACTGCACAAGGAAGTGTCCAGCGTTCGCGCAGCCAACAGCGAG AGAGTGGCCAAGCTTGTATTCCAAAGGTTGAATGAAGACTTTGTGAGGAAACCCGACTATGCGCTGAGTTCTGTGG GGGCCTCCATCGACCTTGAGAAGACATCACACGATTATGAGGATGCGAACACTGCCTATTTCTGGAATCGCTTCAGCTTCTGGAATTACGCACGGCCGCCAACCGTTATCCTGGAG CACCCACCACCCAGTGTGGCACACACCGGAGGAGCCAAAAGCGCCCCCCGCGACTTCGCAGTCTAC GGCCTCCAGGTTGATGACGAGACTGAAGTTTTCTTGGGGAAATTCACCTTCAATGTGGAGAAATCGGAGATTCAGACTTTCCATCTACAG AATGATCCCCCAGCTGCCTTTCCCAAGGTGAAGATCCAGATTCTAAGCAACTGGGGCCACCCCCGTTTCACATGCTTGTATCGGGTCCGAGCCCATGGCATGCGAACTTCGGAGGGGGCAGGGGACAATGCCACAGGGGAACCCCATTAA
- the SPAG4 gene encoding sperm-associated antigen 4 protein isoform X6, with protein MRRSPRPGSATSPHKHTPNFYSDNSNSSVSVTSGDSSGPRSAGPGPGEPEGRRARGSSCGEPALSAGVSGGTTWAGSSRQKPAPRSHNGPTACGAATVRGGASEPAGPPVVSEEQLDLLSTLDLRQEMPPPRVSKSFLSMGQASRNPSDPLAPLSEFQFSFLRDRFRSEPGPCLLLQVLSVLLSLVGDVLIVVYREVCSIRFLLTAVSLLSLFLAALWWGLLYLIPPLENEPKEMLTLSEYHERVRSQGQQLQQLQAELDKLHKEVSSVRAANSERVAKLVFQRLNEDFVRKPDYALSSVGASIDLEKTSHDYEDANTAYFWNRFSFWNYARPPTVILEPDVFPGNCWAFEGDQGQVVIRLPGRVQLSDITLQHPPPSVAHTGGAKSAPRDFAVYGLQVDDETEVFLGKFTFNVEKSEIQTFHLQVLL; from the exons ATGCGGCGGAGCCCCCGCCCGGGCTCGGCCACGTCCCCTCACAAGCACACGCCCAACTTCTACAGCGACAACAGCAACAGCTCAGTGAGCGTCACCTCGGGGGACAGCAGCGGGCCCCGGTCAGCTGGACCGgggcccggggagcccgagggcagaAGAGCCCGGGGCTCGAGCTGCGGTGAGCCCGCCTTGAGCGCAGGAGTGTCCGGAGGAACCACATGGGCTGGAAGCTCTCGGCAGAAGCCTGCGCCTCGGAGCCACAATGGGCCGACCGCCTGTGGCGCGGCAACcgtgaggggcggggcctcgg AACCGGCTGGCCCTCCCGTAGTCTCTGAGGAGCAGCTCGACCTTCTCTCGACCCTGGATCTGAGGCAGGAGATGCCTCCACCGCGCGTGTCCAAGAGCTTCTTGAGTATGGGCCAGGCCAGCCGGAACCCCTCTGACCCTCTGGCGCCCCTCTCTGAATTCCAGTTCTCATTTCTGAGAGACCGTTTTCGTTCTGAGCCGGGCCCAT gccTGCTGTTGCAGGTGCTGAGCGTGTTGCTGTCCCTGGTTGGAGACGTGCTGATCGTCGTGTACAG GGAGGTTTGTTCCATCCGCTTCCTGCTCACGGCTGTGTCACTGCTGAGCCTCTTTCTGGCAG CACTCTGGTGGGGGCTGCTGTACCTGATCCCTCCTTTGGAGAAT GAACCTAAAGAGATGCTGACTCTAAG CGAGTACCATGAGCGCGTACGCTCCCAGGGGCAGCAACTGCAGCAGCTCCAGGCCGAGTTGGATAAACTGCACAAGGAAGTGTCCAGCGTTCGCGCAGCCAACAGCGAG AGAGTGGCCAAGCTTGTATTCCAAAGGTTGAATGAAGACTTTGTGAGGAAACCCGACTATGCGCTGAGTTCTGTGG GGGCCTCCATCGACCTTGAGAAGACATCACACGATTATGAGGATGCGAACACTGCCTATTTCTGGAATCGCTTCAGCTTCTGGAATTACGCACGGCCGCCAACCGTTATCCTGGAG CCAGATGTATTCCCGGGGAATTGCTGGGCTTTTGAGGGCGACCAGGGCCAGGTGGTGATCCGGCTACCGGGTCGTGTGCAACTAAGCGACATCACCCTGCAGCACCCACCACCCAGTGTGGCACACACCGGAGGAGCCAAAAGCGCCCCCCGCGACTTCGCAGTCTAC GGCCTCCAGGTTGATGACGAGACTGAAGTTTTCTTGGGGAAATTCACCTTCAATGTGGAGAAATCGGAGATTCAGACTTTCCATCTACAG GTTCTTCTCTGA
- the SPAG4 gene encoding sperm-associated antigen 4 protein isoform X7 yields the protein MRRSPRPGSATSPHKHTPNFYSDNSNSSVSVTSGDSSGPRSAGPGPGEPEGRRARGSSCGEPALSAGVSGGTTWAGSSRQKPAPRSHNGPTACGAATVRGGASEPAGPPVVSEEQLDLLSTLDLRQEMPPPRVSKSFLSMGQASRNPSDPLAPLSEFQFSFLRDRFRSEPGPCLLLQVLSVLLSLVGDVLIVVYREVCSIRFLLTAVSLLSLFLAALWWGLLYLIPPLENEPKEMLTLSEYHERVRSQGQQLQQLQAELDKLHKEVSSVRAANSERVAKLVFQRLNEDFVRKPDYALSSVGASIDLEKTSHDYEDANTAYFWNRFSFWNYARPPTVILEGLQVDDETEVFLGKFTFNVEKSEIQTFHLQNDPPAAFPKVKIQILSNWGHPRFTCLYRVRAHGMRTSEGAGDNATGEPH from the exons ATGCGGCGGAGCCCCCGCCCGGGCTCGGCCACGTCCCCTCACAAGCACACGCCCAACTTCTACAGCGACAACAGCAACAGCTCAGTGAGCGTCACCTCGGGGGACAGCAGCGGGCCCCGGTCAGCTGGACCGgggcccggggagcccgagggcagaAGAGCCCGGGGCTCGAGCTGCGGTGAGCCCGCCTTGAGCGCAGGAGTGTCCGGAGGAACCACATGGGCTGGAAGCTCTCGGCAGAAGCCTGCGCCTCGGAGCCACAATGGGCCGACCGCCTGTGGCGCGGCAACcgtgaggggcggggcctcgg AACCGGCTGGCCCTCCCGTAGTCTCTGAGGAGCAGCTCGACCTTCTCTCGACCCTGGATCTGAGGCAGGAGATGCCTCCACCGCGCGTGTCCAAGAGCTTCTTGAGTATGGGCCAGGCCAGCCGGAACCCCTCTGACCCTCTGGCGCCCCTCTCTGAATTCCAGTTCTCATTTCTGAGAGACCGTTTTCGTTCTGAGCCGGGCCCAT gccTGCTGTTGCAGGTGCTGAGCGTGTTGCTGTCCCTGGTTGGAGACGTGCTGATCGTCGTGTACAG GGAGGTTTGTTCCATCCGCTTCCTGCTCACGGCTGTGTCACTGCTGAGCCTCTTTCTGGCAG CACTCTGGTGGGGGCTGCTGTACCTGATCCCTCCTTTGGAGAAT GAACCTAAAGAGATGCTGACTCTAAG CGAGTACCATGAGCGCGTACGCTCCCAGGGGCAGCAACTGCAGCAGCTCCAGGCCGAGTTGGATAAACTGCACAAGGAAGTGTCCAGCGTTCGCGCAGCCAACAGCGAG AGAGTGGCCAAGCTTGTATTCCAAAGGTTGAATGAAGACTTTGTGAGGAAACCCGACTATGCGCTGAGTTCTGTGG GGGCCTCCATCGACCTTGAGAAGACATCACACGATTATGAGGATGCGAACACTGCCTATTTCTGGAATCGCTTCAGCTTCTGGAATTACGCACGGCCGCCAACCGTTATCCTGGAG GGCCTCCAGGTTGATGACGAGACTGAAGTTTTCTTGGGGAAATTCACCTTCAATGTGGAGAAATCGGAGATTCAGACTTTCCATCTACAG AATGATCCCCCAGCTGCCTTTCCCAAGGTGAAGATCCAGATTCTAAGCAACTGGGGCCACCCCCGTTTCACATGCTTGTATCGGGTCCGAGCCCATGGCATGCGAACTTCGGAGGGGGCAGGGGACAATGCCACAGGGGAACCCCATTAA
- the SPAG4 gene encoding sperm-associated antigen 4 protein isoform X5 — MRRSPRPGSATSPHKHTPNFYSDNSNSSVSVTSGDSSGPRSAGPGPGEPEGRRARGSSCEPAGPPVVSEEQLDLLSTLDLRQEMPPPRVSKSFLSMGQASRNPSDPLAPLSEFQFSFLRDRFRSEPGPCLLLQVLSVLLSLVGDVLIVVYREVCSIRFLLTAVSLLSLFLAALWWGLLYLIPPLENEPKEMLTLSEYHERVRSQGQQLQQLQAELDKLHKEVSSVRAANSERVAKLVFQRLNEDFVRKPDYALSSVGASIDLEKTSHDYEDANTAYFWNRFSFWNYARPPTVILEPDVFPGNCWAFEGDQGQVVIRLPGRVQLSDITLQHPPPSVAHTGGAKSAPRDFAVYGLQVDDETEVFLGKFTFNVEKSEIQTFHLQNDPPAAFPKVKIQILSNWGHPRFTCLYRVRAHGMRTSEGAGDNATGEPH; from the exons ATGCGGCGGAGCCCCCGCCCGGGCTCGGCCACGTCCCCTCACAAGCACACGCCCAACTTCTACAGCGACAACAGCAACAGCTCAGTGAGCGTCACCTCGGGGGACAGCAGCGGGCCCCGGTCAGCTGGACCGgggcccggggagcccgagggcagaAGAGCCCGGGGCTCGAGCTGCG AACCGGCTGGCCCTCCCGTAGTCTCTGAGGAGCAGCTCGACCTTCTCTCGACCCTGGATCTGAGGCAGGAGATGCCTCCACCGCGCGTGTCCAAGAGCTTCTTGAGTATGGGCCAGGCCAGCCGGAACCCCTCTGACCCTCTGGCGCCCCTCTCTGAATTCCAGTTCTCATTTCTGAGAGACCGTTTTCGTTCTGAGCCGGGCCCAT gccTGCTGTTGCAGGTGCTGAGCGTGTTGCTGTCCCTGGTTGGAGACGTGCTGATCGTCGTGTACAG GGAGGTTTGTTCCATCCGCTTCCTGCTCACGGCTGTGTCACTGCTGAGCCTCTTTCTGGCAG CACTCTGGTGGGGGCTGCTGTACCTGATCCCTCCTTTGGAGAAT GAACCTAAAGAGATGCTGACTCTAAG CGAGTACCATGAGCGCGTACGCTCCCAGGGGCAGCAACTGCAGCAGCTCCAGGCCGAGTTGGATAAACTGCACAAGGAAGTGTCCAGCGTTCGCGCAGCCAACAGCGAG AGAGTGGCCAAGCTTGTATTCCAAAGGTTGAATGAAGACTTTGTGAGGAAACCCGACTATGCGCTGAGTTCTGTGG GGGCCTCCATCGACCTTGAGAAGACATCACACGATTATGAGGATGCGAACACTGCCTATTTCTGGAATCGCTTCAGCTTCTGGAATTACGCACGGCCGCCAACCGTTATCCTGGAG CCAGATGTATTCCCGGGGAATTGCTGGGCTTTTGAGGGCGACCAGGGCCAGGTGGTGATCCGGCTACCGGGTCGTGTGCAACTAAGCGACATCACCCTGCAGCACCCACCACCCAGTGTGGCACACACCGGAGGAGCCAAAAGCGCCCCCCGCGACTTCGCAGTCTAC GGCCTCCAGGTTGATGACGAGACTGAAGTTTTCTTGGGGAAATTCACCTTCAATGTGGAGAAATCGGAGATTCAGACTTTCCATCTACAG AATGATCCCCCAGCTGCCTTTCCCAAGGTGAAGATCCAGATTCTAAGCAACTGGGGCCACCCCCGTTTCACATGCTTGTATCGGGTCCGAGCCCATGGCATGCGAACTTCGGAGGGGGCAGGGGACAATGCCACAGGGGAACCCCATTAA
- the SPAG4 gene encoding sperm-associated antigen 4 protein isoform X15 — protein MRRSPRPGSATSPHKHTPNFYSDNSNSSVSVTSGDSSGPRSAGPGPGEPEGRRARGSSCGEPALSAGVSGGTTWAGSSRQKPAPRSHNGPTACGAATVRGGASEPAGPPVVSEEQLDLLSTLDLRQEMPPPRVSKSFLSMGQASRNPSDPLAPLSEFQFSFLRDRFRSEPGPCLLLQVLSVLLSLVGDVLIVVYREVCSIRFLLTAVSLLSLFLAALWWGLLYLIPPLENEPKEMLTLSEYHERVRSQGQQLQQLQAELDKLHKEVSSVRAANSEGPPSTLRRHHTIMRMRTLPISGIASASGITHGRQPLSWSTHHPVWHTPEEPKAPPATSQSTASRLMTRLKFSWGNSPSMWRNRRFRLSIYRMIPQLPFPR, from the exons ATGCGGCGGAGCCCCCGCCCGGGCTCGGCCACGTCCCCTCACAAGCACACGCCCAACTTCTACAGCGACAACAGCAACAGCTCAGTGAGCGTCACCTCGGGGGACAGCAGCGGGCCCCGGTCAGCTGGACCGgggcccggggagcccgagggcagaAGAGCCCGGGGCTCGAGCTGCGGTGAGCCCGCCTTGAGCGCAGGAGTGTCCGGAGGAACCACATGGGCTGGAAGCTCTCGGCAGAAGCCTGCGCCTCGGAGCCACAATGGGCCGACCGCCTGTGGCGCGGCAACcgtgaggggcggggcctcgg AACCGGCTGGCCCTCCCGTAGTCTCTGAGGAGCAGCTCGACCTTCTCTCGACCCTGGATCTGAGGCAGGAGATGCCTCCACCGCGCGTGTCCAAGAGCTTCTTGAGTATGGGCCAGGCCAGCCGGAACCCCTCTGACCCTCTGGCGCCCCTCTCTGAATTCCAGTTCTCATTTCTGAGAGACCGTTTTCGTTCTGAGCCGGGCCCAT gccTGCTGTTGCAGGTGCTGAGCGTGTTGCTGTCCCTGGTTGGAGACGTGCTGATCGTCGTGTACAG GGAGGTTTGTTCCATCCGCTTCCTGCTCACGGCTGTGTCACTGCTGAGCCTCTTTCTGGCAG CACTCTGGTGGGGGCTGCTGTACCTGATCCCTCCTTTGGAGAAT GAACCTAAAGAGATGCTGACTCTAAG CGAGTACCATGAGCGCGTACGCTCCCAGGGGCAGCAACTGCAGCAGCTCCAGGCCGAGTTGGATAAACTGCACAAGGAAGTGTCCAGCGTTCGCGCAGCCAACAGCGAG GGGCCTCCATCGACCTTGAGAAGACATCACACGATTATGAGGATGCGAACACTGCCTATTTCTGGAATCGCTTCAGCTTCTGGAATTACGCACGGCCGCCAACCGTTATCCTGGAG CACCCACCACCCAGTGTGGCACACACCGGAGGAGCCAAAAGCGCCCCCCGCGACTTCGCAGTCTAC GGCCTCCAGGTTGATGACGAGACTGAAGTTTTCTTGGGGAAATTCACCTTCAATGTGGAGAAATCGGAGATTCAGACTTTCCATCTACAG AATGATCCCCCAGCTGCCTTTCCCAAGGTGA
- the SPAG4 gene encoding sperm-associated antigen 4 protein isoform X20, translating to MRRSPRPGSATSPHKHTPNFYSDNSNSSVSVTSGDSSGPRSAGPGPGEPEGRRARGSSCGEPALSAGVSGGTTWAGSSRQKPAPRSHNGPTACGAATVRGGASEPAGPPVVSEEQLDLLSTLDLRQEMPPPRVSKSFLSMGQASRNPSDPLAPLSEFQFSFLRDRFRSEPGPCLLLQVLSVLLSLVGDVLIVVYREVCSIRFLLTAVSLLSLFLAALWWGLLYLIPPLENEPKEMLTLSEYHERVRSQGQQLQQLQAELDKLHKEVSSVRAANSERVAKLVFQRLNEDFVRKPDYALSSVGASIDLEKTSHDYEDANTAYFWNRFSFWNYARPPTVILEPDVFPGNCWAFEGDQGQVVIRLPGRVQLSDITLQHPPPSVAHTGGAKSAPRDFAVYGLQVDDETEVFLGKFTFNVEKSEIQTFHLQNDPPAAFPKVKIQILSNWGHPRFTCLYRVRAHGMRTSEGAGDNATGEPH from the exons ATGCGGCGGAGCCCCCGCCCGGGCTCGGCCACGTCCCCTCACAAGCACACGCCCAACTTCTACAGCGACAACAGCAACAGCTCAGTGAGCGTCACCTCGGGGGACAGCAGCGGGCCCCGGTCAGCTGGACCGgggcccggggagcccgagggcagaAGAGCCCGGGGCTCGAGCTGCGGTGAGCCCGCCTTGAGCGCAGGAGTGTCCGGAGGAACCACATGGGCTGGAAGCTCTCGGCAGAAGCCTGCGCCTCGGAGCCACAATGGGCCGACCGCCTGTGGCGCGGCAACcgtgaggggcggggcctcgg AACCGGCTGGCCCTCCCGTAGTCTCTGAGGAGCAGCTCGACCTTCTCTCGACCCTGGATCTGAGGCAGGAGATGCCTCCACCGCGCGTGTCCAAGAGCTTCTTGAGTATGGGCCAGGCCAGCCGGAACCCCTCTGACCCTCTGGCGCCCCTCTCTGAATTCCAGTTCTCATTTCTGAGAGACCGTTTTCGTTCTGAGCCGGGCCCAT gccTGCTGTTGCAGGTGCTGAGCGTGTTGCTGTCCCTGGTTGGAGACGTGCTGATCGTCGTGTACAG GGAGGTTTGTTCCATCCGCTTCCTGCTCACGGCTGTGTCACTGCTGAGCCTCTTTCTGGCAG CACTCTGGTGGGGGCTGCTGTACCTGATCCCTCCTTTGGAGAAT GAACCTAAAGAGATGCTGACTCTAAG CGAGTACCATGAGCGCGTACGCTCCCAGGGGCAGCAACTGCAGCAGCTCCAGGCCGAGTTGGATAAACTGCACAAGGAAGTGTCCAGCGTTCGCGCAGCCAACAGCGAG AGAGTGGCCAAGCTTGTATTCCAAAGGTTGAATGAAGACTTTGTGAGGAAACCCGACTATGCGCTGAGTTCTGTGG GGGCCTCCATCGACCTTGAGAAGACATCACACGATTATGAGGATGCGAACACTGCCTATTTCTGGAATCGCTTCAGCTTCTGGAATTACGCACGGCCGCCAACCGTTATCCTGGAG CCAGATGTATTCCCGGGGAATTGCTGGGCTTTTGAGGGCGACCAGGGCCAGGTGGTGATCCGGCTACCGGGTCGTGTGCAACTAAGCGACATCACCCTGCAGCACCCACCACCCAGTGTGGCACACACCGGAGGAGCCAAAAGCGCCCCCCGCGACTTCGCAGTCTAC GGCCTCCAGGTTGATGACGAGACTGAAGTTTTCTTGGGGAAATTCACCTTCAATGTGGAGAAATCGGAGATTCAGACTTTCCATCTACAG AATGATCCCCCAGCTGCCTTTCCCAAGGTGAAGATCCAGATTCTAAGCAACTGGGGCCACCCCCGTTTCACATGCTTGTATCGGGTCCGAGCCCATGGCATGCGAACTTCGGAGGGGGCAGGGGACAATGCCACAGGGGAACCCCATTAA